The Lycium barbarum isolate Lr01 chromosome 10, ASM1917538v2, whole genome shotgun sequence genome includes a region encoding these proteins:
- the LOC132613190 gene encoding uncharacterized protein LOC132613190, with the protein MSSASVFNGLNFSEWHEQVQFHLGMMDLDLALLKEKLAAITDTSSKDEKSSHKAWEHFNRLSLMFMRMTIANNIKSTIPQTESAREYLKFMEERFRSAEKSLAGTLMAELTTMKFDGSHSM; encoded by the exons ATGTCTTCCGCATCAG TGTTCAACGGATTGAACTTCTCTGAATGGCATGAACAAGTCCAGTTCCACTTAGGTATGATGGATCTTGACTTGGCTCTGCTGAAAGAAAAACTTGCTGCTATTACTGATACGAGCAGTAAGGATGAGAAGTCTTCCCATAAAGCATGGGAACACTTTAACAGATTGAGCCTTATGTTTATGCGAATGACTATTGCCAACAACATTAAAAGTACGATTCCACAGACAGAAAGTGCCAGGGAATACCTGAAGTTTATGGAAGAACGTTTTCGTTCTGCTGAAAAGTCTCTCGCTGGTACACTAATGGCTGAACTCACGACcatgaagtttgatgggtcgcATAGTATGTAA